The following coding sequences are from one Homalodisca vitripennis isolate AUS2020 chromosome 7, UT_GWSS_2.1, whole genome shotgun sequence window:
- the LOC124365921 gene encoding LOW QUALITY PROTEIN: glutathione peroxidase-like (The sequence of the model RefSeq protein was modified relative to this genomic sequence to represent the inferred CDS: substituted 1 base at 1 genomic stop codon), translated as MIVERFCSDEQSCQKIRESGGRNKSSMEPLGTLLSLAVVCVGLAAGAGKVQRIPSRACLRQGYSDTIYDYNGTDFWGARDISLSEYRGKVVLIANVATYXAFTNHYLGLNALQTKYNNDLVVLGFPCNQFGLQEPGANSTEIMNGINYVRPGNGFQPNFQLFTKIDVNGEKEHPLYTYLKLHCPTTRDGFASKESLFYEPVKNWDVRWNWEKFLIDRTGRPLIRYDASTHPDAIINDIEKLITS; from the exons ATGATTGTTGAACGCTTCTGTAGCGACGAGCAGAGCTGTCAGAAGATTCGAGAGTCCGGTGGGAGAAACAA aAGCAGCATGGAGCCTCTAGGCACTCTGCTGAGCCTAGCAGTGGTGTGCGTAGGGTTGGCGGCCGGAGCTGGCAAAGTTCAGAGAATACCCAGCAGAGCTTGCTTGCGCCAAGGGTACTCGGACACTATCTATGACTACAACGGCACAGACTTCTGGGGTGCTCGAGACATTTCCCTCTCAGAGTACCGGGGCAAG GTAGTGTTAATCGCCAATGTGGCGACCTACTGAGCCTTCACCAACCATTATTTGGGTTTGAATGCACTACAAACCAAATATAATAATGACCTCGTAGTACTCGGATTCCCCTGCAACCAATTTGGACTG caaGAACCTGGTGCCAACTCCACTGAGATCATGAATGGAATCAACTATGTCCGCCCAGGCAATGGATTCCAACCCAACTTCCAGCTTTTTACCAAAATCGACGTTAATGGGGAAAAAGAACATCCACTTTACACATATTTGAAG CTTCACTGTCCTACGACGAGAGACGGCTTTGCAAGCAAGGAGAGCCTCTTCTACGAGCCTGTCAAGAATTGGGATGTTCGTTGGAACTGGGAGAAATTTCTCATTGACCGTACTGGCCGCCCTCTCATCCGCTACGACGCTAGCACACATCCCGATGCTATCATCAACGACATAGAAAAACTCATTACCTCCTAA